A region from the Ptychodera flava strain L36383 chromosome 10, AS_Pfla_20210202, whole genome shotgun sequence genome encodes:
- the LOC139141768 gene encoding uncharacterized protein, whose amino-acid sequence MPFSVPLPKMGHKHTRERRLHCDTLSGKSSRTIEKFTAFERQADVLVDEKNFKKADRKLRKALTCLFEIHGKYTPHPDVAKIQTKLGYVQEKLHDKRKSLHYLERALLTWRQLNSNYLDDPDDKIAYLITDLCRCWRKFGDNEKAVEYGEDAVTMREQLFSSHRNSQTCLSLAYAHYNLGKSYCYPQGDLRKALEHLKRASWCLDEISHHSLFSNKLRDETPMIRFKAKVYTSIGECHKDCGELVLAMNYTKLAFQLFKIVHGANSTHRDITTVLQLMVVIERRVKREVMKR is encoded by the exons ATGCCATTCTCTGTGCCACTACCAAAAATGGGACACAAACACACACGAGAACGAAGACTCCATTGTGATACTTTAAGCGGGAAATCAAGCAGAACTATAG AAAAGTTCACGGCATTTGAGAGACAAGCCGATGTATTAGTCGATGAGAAGAATTTCAAGAAAGCGGACCGTAAGCTCCGTAAAGCTTTGACGTGTTTGTTTGAAATCCATGGCAAATATACACCACACCCTGATGTTGCCAAGATACAAACCAAACTGGGTTACGTCCAGGAAAAACTACATGACAAGAGAAAATCTCTGCACTACTTGGAAAGGGCATTGTTGACTTGGCGTCAACTCAACAGCAACTATTTGGATGACCCTGACGACAAAATTGCCTACCTAATCACAGACTTATGTCGATGCTGGCGAAAGTTTGGAGACAACGAAAAAGCAGTAGAGTATGGTGAAGATGCAGTGACGATGAGAGAACAATTATTTTCAAGTCATCGTAATTCACAGACGTGTTTGTCACTGGCATACGCGCACTATAACCTGGGTAAATCATATTGCTACCCACAAGGTGATCTGCGGAAGGCATTAGAACACCTCAAACGCGCTTCTTGGTGTCTAGATGAAATCTCACACCATTCTCTGTTTTCAAACAAACTACGAGACGAAACCCCCATGATTCGATTTAAAGCAAAAGTTTATACATCCATCGGGGAGTGTCATAAGGATTGTGGCGAACTAGTATTGGCAATGAACTATACAAAATTAGCATTCCAATTATTCAAGATTGTACACGGTGCAAACTCAACGCATAGAGATATTACTACGGTGTTACAGTTAATGGTTGTTATTGAGAGACGAGTAAAGAGAGAAGTTATGAAACGTTAA